One window of the Leptospira ryugenii genome contains the following:
- the rplB gene encoding 50S ribosomal protein L2, with the protein MGIRKLKPTTQSSRYYSVLDFKEVTETSPYKPLTRNVNYKAGRSNDGRIAVRRKGGRNKRKFRLIDFKRNKVGIPATVKTIEYDPNRSAFIALVCYADGEYRYILAPDGLKVGDKVVSGPDAEIKLGNTLPLDKIPAGTNVHNIELHLGKGGQIARTAGSFAVIAAKDGDYVSLKLPSSEVRKIRKECSATIGELSNKDHNLVIIGKAGRNRWLGKRPKVRGVVMNPVDHPLGGGEGRTSGGRHPVTPWGKPTKGWKTRKTKPSDRFIVQRRKKNRNR; encoded by the coding sequence ATGGGAATCAGAAAACTCAAACCAACCACACAAAGTTCTCGTTACTACTCAGTATTAGATTTCAAAGAAGTAACGGAAACAAGTCCATACAAGCCTTTAACTCGAAATGTAAACTACAAAGCGGGTAGAAGCAATGATGGGCGGATCGCGGTGCGCCGGAAGGGTGGAAGAAACAAAAGAAAGTTCCGCCTTATTGACTTTAAACGAAATAAAGTAGGGATTCCTGCTACTGTTAAAACCATTGAGTATGACCCAAATCGTTCCGCTTTCATCGCACTTGTTTGTTATGCTGATGGTGAATATAGATACATTTTAGCTCCAGATGGTTTGAAAGTTGGAGATAAGGTCGTATCTGGTCCGGATGCAGAGATCAAATTAGGCAATACCTTGCCTTTGGATAAAATCCCAGCAGGGACTAATGTTCACAACATTGAATTACACTTAGGTAAAGGTGGACAAATTGCACGCACTGCTGGATCTTTTGCGGTCATTGCTGCAAAAGATGGTGATTATGTTAGCTTAAAACTGCCTTCCTCTGAAGTAAGGAAGATAAGAAAAGAATGTTCAGCTACCATTGGTGAGCTTTCCAATAAAGACCATAACCTTGTCATTATTGGAAAAGCAGGTAGAAACCGATGGTTAGGAAAGCGCCCTAAAGTAAGGGGTGTGGTAATGAACCCAGTTGACCACCCACTCGGTGGTGGAGAGGGAAGGACTTCTGGAGGTAGGCATCCAGTGACTCCTTGGGGTAAGCCAACGAAAGGTTGGAAGACTCGTAAGACCAAACCTTCCGATCGGTTCATAGTTCAAAGACGTAAGAAAAATAGAAATAGGTAG
- the rpsJ gene encoding 30S ribosomal protein S10 produces the protein MAGQRIRVKLKAFDHRLIDQSTYEIVATAKRTGATVSGPIPLPTKKEIYTVLRSPHVNKKAREQFEMRTHKRLIDILNTNEDTVEALMKLQLPAGVSVDIKS, from the coding sequence ATGGCAGGCCAAAGAATTCGCGTTAAGTTAAAAGCTTTCGATCATAGGTTGATAGACCAATCAACCTATGAGATCGTAGCTACAGCGAAGCGGACGGGGGCGACAGTCTCCGGTCCGATCCCGCTTCCTACAAAAAAGGAAATCTACACCGTTTTACGTTCGCCTCACGTTAATAAGAAAGCACGTGAGCAGTTTGAAATGAGAACTCATAAGAGACTCATAGATATTTTAAATACAAATGAAGATACCGTAGAGGCTTTGATGAAGCTTCAACTCCCAGCAGGGGTTTCGGTAGACATTAAATCCTAA
- the rplV gene encoding 50S ribosomal protein L22, translating to MEAKAVAKHVRISARKARLVADEIRGYDYKEAIDILRFTNKAASPMLINLLNSAVANAIQMNESLDPANLYVKKIYVDDGPIMKRYRPRARGRASRIRKRLSHITVVVSETEKKAK from the coding sequence ATGGAAGCAAAAGCGGTTGCAAAACACGTTCGAATTTCAGCTAGGAAAGCAAGGTTAGTTGCTGATGAAATTCGTGGTTATGACTATAAAGAAGCTATCGATATCCTACGCTTTACGAACAAAGCTGCAAGTCCGATGTTGATAAACCTACTCAATTCGGCTGTAGCGAATGCGATCCAGATGAATGAGTCACTGGATCCGGCGAATTTGTATGTTAAGAAGATTTATGTCGATGATGGACCTATTATGAAAAGGTATCGTCCCCGTGCGAGAGGTAGAGCTTCCCGTATTCGAAAAAGACTAAGCCACATAACAGTGGTAGTATCTGAGACAGAGAAAAAGGCAAAGTAA
- the rpsC gene encoding 30S ribosomal protein S3, with product MGQKVNPIGLRIGITRNWDSIWFSKQDYIKNLHEDIKIRRFLQKKFKNASVVKVVIERFPEKININLHTAKPGMVIGQKGQNIEAVKQELKSMAEKPIGMNIIEVKKPEIIAQAIAETVALQIEQRMPFRRVMKAELRRAMRGGVEGVKIQISGRLNGADMARTEKYMEGRVPLHTLRAKIDFGFKEALTTFGQIGVKVWTYTGDYFPTKEESEEDKYAVKRRTS from the coding sequence ATGGGTCAAAAAGTCAATCCAATCGGTCTTCGCATTGGGATCACAAGAAATTGGGATTCCATCTGGTTTTCTAAGCAAGATTACATCAAAAACCTTCACGAGGATATTAAGATTCGCCGGTTTTTGCAAAAGAAATTCAAGAATGCTTCAGTTGTAAAGGTAGTGATTGAGCGTTTCCCAGAAAAGATCAACATCAACTTGCATACTGCGAAACCTGGTATGGTGATTGGCCAGAAAGGCCAAAACATCGAGGCAGTCAAACAAGAGCTAAAGTCCATGGCTGAAAAGCCTATTGGGATGAACATCATAGAAGTGAAAAAACCAGAGATCATTGCGCAAGCTATTGCGGAGACAGTGGCTTTGCAAATTGAACAAAGGATGCCATTCCGACGCGTAATGAAGGCTGAGCTCAGAAGAGCAATGCGCGGCGGGGTTGAAGGTGTAAAGATTCAGATCTCCGGGCGATTGAATGGAGCCGATATGGCTAGAACTGAGAAGTACATGGAAGGTCGCGTGCCTCTCCATACACTTCGTGCAAAGATAGATTTTGGATTTAAAGAAGCTCTCACAACCTTTGGCCAGATAGGTGTAAAGGTTTGGACCTATACAGGTGATTATTTCCCAACGAAAGAAGAGTCGGAAGAAGATAAGTACGCCGTGAAGCGAAGAACGAGTTAA
- the rpsS gene encoding 30S ribosomal protein S19, protein MARSLKKGPFIDDHLMKKITKLNAEGKKNPFKSWSRRSTIYPDMIGHTVMIHNGKSFVPVYINENMIGHKLGEFAPTRTFKGHGGDKKVAKK, encoded by the coding sequence ATGGCTAGAAGTTTAAAGAAAGGTCCCTTTATCGACGACCACCTCATGAAAAAAATCACCAAGCTAAATGCCGAAGGTAAAAAGAACCCCTTCAAATCTTGGTCAAGAAGAAGCACAATCTATCCTGATATGATCGGACATACCGTCATGATTCACAATGGAAAGTCATTCGTTCCTGTTTACATCAACGAAAATATGATTGGGCATAAATTAGGTGAATTTGCTCCCACACGAACCTTCAAAGGTCACGGTGGTGACAAGAAAGTGGCTAAGAAATAG
- the rpsG gene encoding 30S ribosomal protein S7, with product MSRRRGKVDPRPIIGDAKYNDKVISKFINCLMVDGKKSVAESVFYDALEVVGKKTGQDPYTVFQEALENVKPQVEVKSRRVGGVTYQVPVEVRPERRLALGIRWLIRYSRDRNEKSMKNKLAAEFIEAQKGTGSAIKKKEDIRKMADANKAFSHYRW from the coding sequence ATGTCTAGAAGAAGAGGAAAAGTAGACCCAAGACCTATCATAGGTGATGCGAAATACAATGATAAAGTGATTTCCAAATTCATCAATTGTTTGATGGTAGATGGAAAGAAAAGTGTCGCCGAATCTGTGTTCTACGATGCTCTAGAGGTTGTAGGCAAAAAAACTGGCCAAGACCCATATACTGTGTTCCAAGAAGCCCTCGAGAACGTAAAACCACAGGTAGAAGTCAAGTCACGGAGAGTAGGTGGGGTCACTTACCAAGTTCCTGTTGAAGTGAGACCAGAACGTCGCTTAGCCTTAGGGATTCGTTGGTTGATTCGCTATAGCCGAGATAGAAATGAGAAGTCTATGAAAAACAAACTTGCAGCGGAGTTTATCGAAGCCCAAAAAGGAACTGGCTCTGCAATCAAGAAGAAAGAAGACATCCGAAAGATGGCAGACGCAAACAAGGCCTTCTCTCATTACCGCTGGTAA
- a CDS encoding GTP-binding protein: MKYLSVGIFAHIDSGKTTLTEQLLYKTGKISAVGSIEDGTTESDSLLEEIKRGISIRSTFYTIPWTFQNETVHIQIIDTPGHIDFRKQVTDILPAMDLALVLLEAGTPVQSQARLMIEECRSLRTPILFFLNKIDKTQDYLDNLIDLEAILEKPPVQLFAMEGSDWKGIESFPRNAKIWTEERGEEFCAWSDETLVQYWEETTNKKDFSTEALFTGLSESLLFPLLAGSAKHAIGVDDLLDFIVSFALHKKNRNKDHGQYVLFRRTDVKRGRFSVVQTKSALQIPFQIQNNKTWIQNVFTYQEDDWIPLVSLEPSQLYILPAQPNLMAIPGDFLQGETQVVENAKLERWQGQVQSPFSLTLEVESSLDQDFWLEKIQDLCWEDPSYQFHVDPELGTWHLSGRGELHLEVAVKRLQENVQKKLTTGSIKIARFERFRKLSHKVALEHRAFEDSKSSGSLVAFLEDTADFSKQIAFEVSLPEEVKNSIETSFWETCSHGFHGFEVLGIRMRVIQWSAPARGEEFLPSLLKVAVHIGLKDAFKENTYLIGPQMDLEIHLDASQVGVVLSELNRRSAKVHSIEEERAGKSHLKATASAENMLGFSGALRNMTKGIGISWERTAFTSEIYAVLKE; encoded by the coding sequence ATGAAATACCTCTCTGTTGGAATTTTTGCCCATATTGACTCTGGAAAGACGACTCTCACGGAACAGTTGTTATATAAAACAGGAAAAATTTCAGCAGTAGGGTCGATTGAAGATGGTACAACCGAATCGGATTCACTTTTAGAGGAGATCAAAAGGGGGATTTCAATCCGATCTACCTTTTACACAATTCCTTGGACTTTCCAAAACGAAACAGTCCATATTCAAATCATAGATACCCCTGGACATATAGATTTTCGTAAGCAAGTTACCGATATCCTCCCGGCTATGGATTTAGCATTGGTCCTTCTGGAAGCAGGAACGCCCGTGCAATCCCAGGCGAGGCTCATGATCGAAGAATGCAGATCATTAAGGACTCCTATTTTATTTTTCTTAAATAAAATAGATAAGACCCAAGATTACTTAGATAACCTAATCGATTTGGAAGCTATTTTAGAAAAACCTCCTGTGCAGCTATTTGCAATGGAAGGCTCTGATTGGAAAGGCATAGAATCCTTTCCGCGGAATGCTAAGATTTGGACCGAAGAAAGAGGGGAAGAATTTTGTGCCTGGTCTGATGAAACCCTTGTACAGTATTGGGAGGAAACAACCAACAAAAAGGATTTTTCTACAGAGGCTCTTTTCACAGGTCTTTCAGAAAGCCTCCTTTTCCCACTTCTCGCTGGTTCCGCAAAACATGCTATTGGAGTAGATGACCTTCTTGATTTTATCGTTAGCTTTGCATTACACAAAAAAAACAGAAACAAAGACCATGGACAATATGTACTCTTTCGTAGAACGGATGTGAAACGGGGGAGATTCTCCGTAGTGCAAACGAAATCGGCCCTACAGATTCCTTTCCAAATCCAAAACAATAAAACCTGGATTCAAAATGTTTTTACTTACCAGGAGGATGATTGGATTCCGCTTGTAAGCTTAGAGCCTTCCCAATTGTACATCCTACCTGCTCAGCCTAATCTGATGGCTATCCCTGGGGACTTTTTGCAAGGGGAAACCCAGGTAGTAGAAAATGCGAAACTTGAGCGATGGCAGGGACAAGTACAGAGCCCTTTCTCTCTGACCCTGGAAGTAGAGTCCAGCTTGGACCAAGATTTTTGGCTAGAGAAGATACAGGATCTTTGCTGGGAGGATCCGAGTTACCAATTCCACGTCGACCCTGAACTAGGAACTTGGCACTTGAGTGGGCGAGGCGAATTGCACCTAGAGGTCGCCGTGAAGAGGCTCCAAGAAAATGTCCAAAAAAAATTAACAACTGGCAGTATAAAAATTGCGCGATTTGAGCGGTTTCGAAAACTGTCCCATAAGGTTGCACTAGAGCATCGAGCCTTCGAAGACTCAAAGTCTAGCGGTTCGCTCGTAGCATTCCTGGAAGATACTGCCGATTTTTCAAAGCAAATTGCCTTTGAGGTAAGTCTTCCGGAAGAAGTTAAAAACTCGATTGAGACATCTTTTTGGGAAACGTGTTCGCATGGTTTCCATGGGTTTGAGGTTCTGGGGATTCGTATGCGGGTCATCCAGTGGTCTGCACCCGCAAGGGGAGAAGAGTTTCTTCCCTCTCTGCTAAAGGTTGCAGTCCATATCGGACTCAAAGATGCCTTCAAAGAGAACACATATCTGATTGGGCCTCAGATGGATCTAGAGATTCATCTGGATGCAAGTCAGGTGGGTGTAGTTCTTTCAGAATTAAACCGCCGTTCTGCGAAGGTTCATTCCATCGAGGAAGAACGAGCGGGTAAGAGCCATTTAAAAGCCACAGCATCGGCAGAAAACATGCTTGGCTTTTCAGGGGCTCTTAGAAACATGACCAAAGGGATTGGCATTTCTTGGGAAAGGACTGCTTTTACCTCAGAAATTTATGCAGTTCTAAAGGAGTAA
- the rplD gene encoding 50S ribosomal protein L4, producing the protein MKARKYNKEGVFQSEIELPAHLFGTGVSLGAIYDAIKAENANLRQGTHSTKDRSEVSGGGKKPWAQKGTGRARQGSIRAPHFVGGGIIHGPKPRDYSSNLSRSVKKKAVQSILNKKAEENRILIIEDVEPSAYSTKALFSIFKKMEIADKGNIGLVVAGENQFLKRSARNIENLKFVNSKRMVCRDILYNNNLVISESALKELITQYGKQG; encoded by the coding sequence ATGAAAGCGCGTAAGTATAACAAAGAGGGAGTTTTTCAATCCGAGATTGAATTGCCAGCCCACTTATTTGGAACAGGTGTTTCGTTGGGTGCGATTTACGATGCGATAAAAGCAGAGAACGCAAACCTTAGACAAGGAACCCATTCCACTAAAGACCGATCCGAGGTGAGTGGTGGTGGAAAGAAACCTTGGGCGCAAAAAGGTACAGGTCGAGCACGTCAAGGCTCTATCAGAGCCCCACATTTCGTTGGTGGTGGTATCATTCACGGACCAAAGCCTCGTGACTATAGCTCTAACCTTTCTCGTTCCGTAAAGAAGAAGGCAGTGCAGTCCATCCTCAACAAGAAGGCAGAAGAAAATCGCATATTGATCATTGAAGATGTAGAGCCAAGCGCTTATTCAACCAAAGCCCTCTTCAGTATTTTCAAAAAAATGGAAATCGCAGACAAGGGAAACATAGGACTCGTTGTTGCAGGTGAGAACCAATTCTTGAAGCGATCTGCAAGAAACATTGAGAACCTAAAGTTCGTAAATTCAAAACGAATGGTTTGCAGAGACATACTTTATAACAACAATTTGGTGATATCCGAAAGTGCGCTGAAGGAATTGATCACCCAATACGGAAAGCAGGGCTAA
- the rplC gene encoding 50S ribosomal protein L3, whose translation MAKGLIGEKLGMAHIFNEDGKMVTVTILRVGPCFVSQVKTTGKDGYDSIQLAFEETKETKLSKAALGHLKKANLTAKQHLAEFKGFEALEPGAELKLSDVFALNDVVKVSGTSKGKGTQGVVKRHGFAGGPDAHGSRFQRHPGSIGSNTTPGRVFKGLKMGGRTGNEKSTVRNLKVVKIDADSNLVFVSGPVPGRDRSIVTIEKIGN comes from the coding sequence ATGGCAAAAGGTTTAATCGGCGAAAAATTGGGCATGGCCCATATATTTAATGAGGACGGCAAGATGGTTACAGTTACTATCCTGCGCGTAGGTCCTTGTTTTGTTTCACAGGTAAAAACGACAGGTAAAGACGGATATGATTCTATCCAATTAGCCTTCGAGGAAACCAAGGAAACTAAATTGTCAAAAGCGGCTCTTGGCCACCTAAAAAAGGCAAATCTGACCGCAAAGCAACACTTAGCCGAATTTAAAGGTTTTGAAGCCTTGGAACCAGGTGCTGAATTGAAGCTTTCAGACGTGTTCGCATTGAATGACGTTGTGAAGGTAAGCGGAACCTCAAAAGGGAAGGGCACCCAGGGTGTTGTAAAGCGTCATGGTTTCGCTGGTGGGCCGGATGCACATGGTTCCAGATTCCAAAGGCACCCGGGTTCAATAGGATCAAATACAACTCCAGGCCGTGTCTTTAAAGGCCTAAAGATGGGCGGAAGGACTGGAAATGAAAAGAGTACAGTTCGCAACCTGAAGGTAGTTAAGATTGATGCAGATAGCAATTTGGTTTTTGTATCAGGTCCAGTTCCTGGTAGAGACAGATCGATCGTAACCATCGAAAAAATTGGTAATTAG
- the rplP gene encoding 50S ribosomal protein L16: protein MLAPKRVKFRKRQRGRLKGKDERGSYVAFGEYGLKAVSSGRITARQIEAARITINRQVKRGGKLWIRIFPHLPITKKPAETRMGKGKGNPEFWIAEIRPGRVLFEMAGIDEETAKKALHLAAFKLPVETAFVKRNIL, encoded by the coding sequence ATGTTAGCACCTAAGCGAGTTAAATTTAGAAAGCGCCAAAGAGGACGCCTCAAAGGAAAAGATGAGAGAGGCTCCTACGTTGCGTTCGGTGAGTACGGTCTGAAAGCCGTCAGTTCTGGCCGAATCACTGCAAGGCAAATTGAGGCAGCCAGGATTACCATCAACCGCCAAGTCAAGCGAGGTGGGAAGTTATGGATTCGTATATTTCCTCACCTTCCCATCACTAAGAAGCCCGCTGAAACTAGGATGGGTAAGGGAAAGGGTAACCCTGAGTTCTGGATTGCTGAAATCCGCCCAGGAAGGGTTTTATTTGAGATGGCGGGGATTGATGAGGAAACAGCAAAGAAAGCTCTGCACCTAGCAGCTTTTAAGCTACCGGTTGAGACTGCCTTTGTTAAGAGGAAT
- the tuf gene encoding elongation factor Tu — MAKEKFDRSKPHLNIGTIGHVDHGKTTLTAAITTTLAKLVGGKNKAVAYDQIDNAPEEKARGITIATSHQEYETPNRHYAHVDCPGHADYVKNMITGAAQMDAAILVVSATDGAMPQTKEHILLARQVGVPYIVVYLNKADMLAADERDDMIEMVKEEIKDLLNKYNFPGDKTPFIHGSALKALEGEDSDLGMKSILKLMEAVDTYVPNPQRIVDKPFLMPVEDVFSITGRGTVATGRVEQGVLKINDEVEIVGIRDTSKTVVTGIEMFRKLLDQAEAGDNIGALLRGTKKEDIERGQVLAKPGTITPHRKFKAEVYVLTKDEGGRHTPFFNNYRPQFYFRTTDITGVCNLPGGMEMVMPGDNVTMSIELIHPIAMDQGLKFAIREGGRTIGSGVVAEIIE, encoded by the coding sequence ATGGCTAAAGAAAAATTTGACCGTTCAAAACCACACTTAAACATCGGAACAATTGGTCACGTTGACCACGGTAAAACAACGCTTACTGCTGCTATCACTACTACACTTGCGAAGCTCGTTGGTGGTAAGAACAAAGCTGTTGCGTATGACCAGATTGATAACGCACCTGAAGAGAAGGCTCGTGGGATCACTATTGCAACTTCTCACCAAGAATATGAAACTCCTAATCGCCACTATGCGCACGTTGATTGCCCAGGGCACGCTGACTATGTAAAGAACATGATCACTGGTGCGGCTCAGATGGATGCGGCGATTCTCGTTGTATCTGCTACTGATGGTGCTATGCCTCAAACCAAAGAACACATCCTTCTTGCAAGACAGGTGGGTGTTCCTTATATCGTTGTGTATCTTAACAAAGCAGATATGTTAGCTGCTGATGAAAGAGATGACATGATTGAAATGGTAAAAGAGGAAATCAAAGACCTACTCAATAAATACAATTTCCCTGGTGATAAGACTCCTTTCATCCATGGATCTGCATTAAAAGCTCTTGAGGGAGAAGATTCCGACCTAGGAATGAAATCCATCCTTAAGCTTATGGAGGCAGTTGATACCTATGTTCCAAACCCACAAAGGATTGTTGATAAGCCTTTCTTGATGCCAGTTGAAGATGTTTTCTCTATCACTGGTCGAGGAACAGTGGCAACAGGCCGTGTTGAACAAGGTGTTCTCAAAATCAATGATGAAGTTGAAATCGTGGGTATCCGCGATACATCCAAGACAGTTGTTACTGGTATAGAAATGTTCCGTAAGTTGTTAGACCAAGCGGAAGCTGGGGACAATATCGGTGCACTTCTTCGTGGAACCAAAAAAGAGGACATCGAAAGAGGACAGGTTCTTGCAAAACCAGGAACTATCACTCCTCACAGAAAGTTCAAGGCTGAGGTTTACGTTCTTACGAAAGATGAGGGTGGTCGTCACACTCCTTTCTTCAATAACTACCGACCACAGTTCTACTTCAGAACAACCGACATCACCGGAGTTTGTAACTTACCGGGCGGTATGGAAATGGTTATGCCAGGCGACAACGTGACTATGAGTATCGAGCTCATCCACCCAATCGCGATGGACCAAGGTCTTAAGTTTGCAATCCGGGAAGGTGGAAGAACCATCGGTTCTGGTGTCGTAGCGGAGATCATTGAGTAA
- a CDS encoding 50S ribosomal protein L23, whose product MNLQNVILSPVVTEKSQDLQSIGERLGKRTVKYTFRVHPDANKTLVKQALKQMYNVVPSSVNISVFRGKMKRFRNMPSQRPHYKKAIVTFADGANLDFAKV is encoded by the coding sequence GTGAACCTACAAAACGTAATACTATCTCCGGTTGTCACAGAAAAATCTCAGGATCTACAGTCCATTGGAGAGCGTTTGGGAAAAAGAACCGTAAAATACACATTTCGTGTTCACCCGGATGCAAATAAAACTCTAGTGAAGCAGGCCCTGAAGCAAATGTACAACGTTGTTCCTTCTTCAGTGAACATTTCTGTTTTCAGAGGGAAGATGAAACGGTTTAGAAATATGCCATCGCAGAGACCTCATTACAAGAAGGCAATTGTAACATTCGCAGATGGCGCGAATTTAGATTTTGCTAAGGTTTAA